The Marinilongibacter aquaticus genome has a window encoding:
- the nrfD gene encoding NrfD/PsrC family molybdoenzyme membrane anchor subunit has protein sequence MQVVSPIREHLVTGGKNYHDVTDDICKQVEGAPTKEWKIVFTIALLVFAYGGYWVYQTWWNGLGVWGLNKTVGWAWDITNFVWWVGIGHAGTLISAILLIFRQKWRTSINRAAEAMTIFAVMCAGTFIFLHMGRPWLAYWALPLPNTFGSLWVNFNSPLVWDVFAISTYFSVSLLFWYIGMIPDLATIRDRATGIRKVIYGSLAMGWTGGARAWARYEDVSLILAGLSTPLVLSVHTIVSMDFATSVIPGWHTTIFPPYFVAGAIFSGFAMVQNLMLIVRVVYKLEDYITIEHISLMNKIITVTGSIVGVAYITEFFIAAYSGVQYESYAFLNRATGPLWWSYAAMMTCNVISPQIFWVRKLRENIIVSFVIAVVVNIGMWFERFVIIVTSLYRDYLPSSWAYFTPRMGDIGDYLFTFGFFFVFFLLFAKFLPVINMAEVKAVLKSSSSEKPRARK, from the coding sequence ATGCAAGTAGTTTCGCCCATAAGAGAGCATTTAGTGACAGGTGGTAAGAATTATCACGATGTGACGGATGACATTTGTAAACAAGTAGAAGGAGCCCCTACTAAGGAATGGAAAATCGTGTTCACTATAGCCTTATTGGTTTTTGCCTATGGTGGATATTGGGTTTACCAAACATGGTGGAATGGCCTTGGAGTTTGGGGTTTGAATAAAACCGTAGGCTGGGCATGGGATATCACCAACTTTGTATGGTGGGTAGGTATCGGTCACGCCGGTACGCTGATCTCGGCCATCCTTTTGATTTTCCGCCAGAAATGGAGAACCTCAATTAACCGTGCGGCAGAAGCCATGACGATCTTCGCTGTAATGTGTGCGGGTACTTTCATTTTCTTGCACATGGGAAGGCCTTGGCTTGCATACTGGGCACTTCCATTGCCAAACACTTTCGGTTCTTTGTGGGTAAACTTCAACTCACCGTTGGTATGGGACGTGTTCGCGATCTCTACTTACTTCTCTGTTTCGCTTTTGTTCTGGTATATCGGTATGATCCCAGATTTAGCGACGATTCGCGACAGAGCCACAGGCATTAGAAAAGTAATTTACGGTTCATTGGCCATGGGTTGGACAGGTGGAGCAAGAGCTTGGGCGAGATACGAAGACGTATCTTTGATCTTGGCCGGTTTGTCTACACCGCTTGTATTGTCTGTACACACCATTGTATCGATGGACTTTGCCACCTCGGTAATTCCGGGTTGGCACACCACAATCTTCCCTCCTTACTTCGTGGCGGGTGCGATCTTCTCTGGCTTTGCCATGGTGCAAAACTTGATGTTGATTGTACGTGTGGTATATAAACTTGAAGATTACATTACCATTGAGCACATTTCCTTGATGAACAAGATCATTACGGTGACAGGTTCTATTGTGGGTGTGGCTTATATTACTGAATTCTTTATTGCGGCCTACTCGGGGGTGCAATACGAAAGTTATGCGTTCTTGAACAGAGCGACGGGCCCACTTTGGTGGTCTTATGCCGCGATGATGACATGTAACGTAATCTCGCCTCAGATTTTCTGGGTGAGAAAACTGAGAGAAAACATTATAGTTTCTTTTGTGATCGCAGTTGTGGTGAATATCGGTATGTGGTTCGAGCGTTTCGTAATTATCGTAACCTCTCTTTACCGCGATTACCTACCGTCGAGCTGGGCGTATTTCACGCCAAGAATGGGCGATATCGGTGATTACTTATTCACTTTTGGTTTCTTCTTCGTGTTCTTCCTGTTGTTTGCGAAATTCTTACCGGTAATCAACATGGCAGAGGTGAAAGCGGTATTGAAATCGTCGTCATCTGAAAAACCAAGAGCAAGGAAATAA
- a CDS encoding TAT-variant-translocated molybdopterin oxidoreductase gives MENTTKRYWKGIEEYRNDLEIVKNADREFNLDDLEGGTHRRDFLKMLGFGVAAVSLASCDAPVRKTIPYLKKPESIEPGIPNYFASSYVDGGDYCSILVKTHEGRPIKIEGNKLSPVSQGGVGARVHASLLGLYDIEKLKGPQKKGEDIKWESLDSEVKQGLSSASNIKLVSSTVISPSTKKVIGEFLAKYPSASQVVYDASSVSGLLEANAASFGKAVVPEYAFDKASVIVGVNCDFLGTWVAPEQFSKQWAAGRKLVSGKNGKHDMSRHYQFETGLTLTGANADYRGLMKPSEEAALLLALYNKLSGTSAGSSSYSSELLDKAVKDLKAAQGAALVVSGSNDAAVQTIVNAINSTLGSYGNTISFKRSLNYRQGSDADMEAFVSEVKAGKVDAVIFLNANPVYDFYMGTQLGEALSKVKTSVSFADRADETASLCGYIAPAPHFLESWGDAEPLTGSYSLMQPAISLIYNTRQAESSLLTWAGLDADYYKYLKSNWKSNILSNGGSWIQALHDGVFELPVAESFTEPTFAGDVASAASQSKSKAGEGLEISVFENISVGTGRHANNPWLQELPDPISKVTWENTLAISQKTANELGLEKGDWAKLSNGSYEIELPILIQPGQAHGTVSVAMGYGRTAAGKSGNVGVKALPFVGKLKWTTGGKLEKTQSGYTLAQTQTHETVMGRRAVVQESVLSEYVKNNKAGRFEPMVETSEGAVKPYSITLWNGHEKQNHSWGMVIDLNTCTGCAACLISCQAENNVPVVGKKEVVRAREMHWIRLDRYYSTDADTDYKIDPGYIKEMEIASENPEVVIQPMMCQHCSNATCETVCPVLATTHSSEGLNQMTYNRCVGTRYCANNCPYKVRRFNWWKYYENDQFDYNLNNELGRMVLNPDVTVRSRGVIEKCSMCVQRIQAGKLVAKKEKRRPVDGEIQTACSQSCPTGSIVFGDMLDPNSEISKTLEIEKEGRAFHVLEELNVRPQVSYLTKIRNKDIDDSKAPGIHSAEAHHEAAEEAHAEEEHHG, from the coding sequence ATGGAAAATACTACTAAGAGGTATTGGAAAGGTATAGAAGAGTACAGAAACGATTTGGAAATCGTTAAGAATGCCGATAGAGAATTCAATCTGGATGATCTTGAAGGTGGTACTCATCGACGTGATTTCCTTAAAATGCTTGGTTTTGGGGTGGCTGCGGTTTCTTTGGCATCTTGCGATGCTCCTGTCCGCAAGACAATCCCTTATCTTAAAAAGCCAGAATCCATTGAGCCTGGTATTCCCAACTATTTTGCATCGTCTTATGTAGATGGGGGCGATTACTGTAGTATTTTGGTGAAAACGCACGAAGGACGTCCGATTAAGATCGAAGGCAATAAGCTTTCGCCTGTATCGCAAGGCGGTGTGGGTGCTCGTGTGCACGCTTCTCTTCTTGGTTTGTACGATATTGAGAAGTTGAAAGGTCCGCAAAAGAAAGGCGAAGATATCAAGTGGGAGAGTTTGGATAGCGAGGTGAAACAAGGCTTGAGCTCGGCTTCGAATATTAAATTGGTTTCTTCTACTGTAATTTCTCCAAGCACGAAAAAAGTAATTGGAGAATTTTTGGCTAAATACCCATCGGCTTCTCAGGTTGTGTACGATGCAAGTTCGGTTTCTGGTTTGCTTGAAGCGAATGCCGCTTCTTTTGGCAAGGCAGTTGTTCCCGAATATGCTTTCGATAAAGCGAGTGTAATTGTAGGTGTAAACTGCGATTTCTTGGGTACTTGGGTTGCTCCTGAGCAATTCTCGAAACAATGGGCTGCTGGCCGTAAATTGGTAAGCGGTAAAAATGGCAAGCACGACATGTCTCGCCATTATCAATTTGAAACAGGCTTGACACTTACAGGAGCCAATGCGGATTACAGAGGTTTGATGAAGCCTTCTGAAGAAGCCGCCTTGTTGTTGGCTCTCTACAATAAATTGAGCGGTACATCTGCGGGTTCGTCTTCTTATTCTTCAGAATTGTTGGATAAGGCGGTGAAAGATTTGAAAGCGGCTCAAGGAGCGGCTTTAGTTGTGTCTGGCTCAAACGATGCGGCTGTACAGACGATTGTGAATGCAATCAACAGCACTTTGGGAAGCTACGGCAATACCATCAGCTTCAAACGCAGCTTGAATTACCGTCAGGGTTCTGATGCAGACATGGAGGCTTTTGTAAGCGAAGTGAAGGCCGGGAAAGTTGACGCCGTAATTTTCTTGAACGCCAACCCTGTGTACGATTTCTACATGGGAACGCAGTTGGGTGAAGCGTTGTCGAAGGTGAAAACTTCGGTATCGTTCGCAGACAGAGCGGATGAAACAGCTTCGTTGTGCGGATACATCGCACCGGCTCCGCATTTCCTTGAATCTTGGGGTGATGCTGAACCTTTGACAGGTTCTTATTCATTGATGCAGCCCGCTATTTCTTTGATTTACAATACGCGTCAGGCAGAATCAAGTCTTTTGACTTGGGCTGGTCTTGATGCAGATTATTATAAGTATTTGAAGAGCAATTGGAAATCGAATATCCTAAGCAACGGCGGATCGTGGATTCAGGCCTTGCACGACGGTGTATTCGAATTGCCAGTTGCTGAGTCATTCACCGAACCAACTTTTGCGGGTGATGTCGCTTCTGCTGCATCGCAAAGCAAATCGAAAGCGGGTGAAGGTTTGGAAATCTCTGTTTTCGAAAATATCAGTGTAGGTACCGGCCGTCATGCAAACAACCCTTGGTTGCAAGAATTGCCAGATCCAATTTCCAAAGTCACTTGGGAAAACACATTGGCCATTTCGCAAAAAACAGCGAATGAGCTGGGCTTGGAGAAGGGCGATTGGGCTAAACTAAGCAATGGCTCTTACGAAATCGAATTGCCAATCTTGATTCAACCGGGTCAGGCTCACGGAACAGTTTCTGTGGCGATGGGTTACGGTCGCACCGCAGCCGGTAAGTCTGGAAATGTGGGTGTTAAAGCTTTGCCTTTCGTAGGTAAGTTGAAATGGACCACTGGTGGTAAATTGGAAAAAACACAATCGGGATATACTTTGGCCCAAACGCAAACACACGAAACCGTAATGGGACGTCGTGCGGTGGTGCAGGAGTCGGTATTGAGCGAGTATGTGAAGAACAATAAAGCAGGGCGTTTCGAACCGATGGTGGAAACATCAGAAGGTGCAGTGAAGCCTTACTCAATTACACTTTGGAACGGCCACGAGAAGCAAAACCACAGTTGGGGAATGGTCATCGACCTGAACACCTGTACAGGTTGTGCGGCTTGTTTGATCTCTTGTCAGGCAGAAAACAACGTGCCCGTTGTAGGTAAGAAAGAAGTGGTACGTGCTCGTGAAATGCACTGGATTCGTCTGGATCGTTATTACAGCACGGATGCCGACACAGATTATAAGATTGATCCGGGTTACATCAAAGAAATGGAGATTGCTTCTGAAAACCCAGAGGTAGTGATCCAGCCGATGATGTGTCAGCACTGTTCAAACGCCACTTGTGAAACGGTATGTCCTGTATTGGCAACTACGCACAGTTCGGAAGGTTTGAACCAAATGACTTACAACCGTTGTGTAGGTACACGTTATTGTGCAAACAACTGTCCTTACAAAGTTCGTCGCTTCAACTGGTGGAAATACTACGAAAACGATCAGTTCGATTACAACTTGAACAATGAGTTGGGCCGTATGGTGTTGAACCCAGACGTAACGGTACGTTCGCGTGGTGTGATCGAGAAATGTTCAATGTGTGTGCAACGTATCCAAGCGGGTAAGTTGGTGGCCAAGAAAGAGAAGAGACGTCCGGTGGATGGTGAGATTCAAACAGCTTGTTCGCAGTCTTGTCCTACAGGATCGATTGTGTTCGGTGATATGTTGGATCCGAATTCTGAGATTTCTAAAACATTGGAAATCGAGAAAGAAGGCCGTGCTTTCCACGTATTGGAAGAATTGAACGTACGTCCGCAAGTGAGTTATCTTACTAAGATCAGAAATAAAGATATCGATGATTCGAAAGCCCCTGGAATTCATTCTGCCGAAGCTCATCATGAAGCAGCAGAAGAGGCCCACGCTGAAGAAGAGCATCACGGATAA
- a CDS encoding cytochrome c oxidase subunit II: MTLLVGFFALVFIVLTIVVIARTQELLKGVQGKDEADNEVDGSNSLNGIGLFVFWVISVIGVVWSFLDARKYFLPEASSIHGRETDFWFWVSMSVIMIAFFVVNTLLFYFPLKYRYNKNRTATFYPHNNKLEVIWTVIPALVMAGLVFTGLRVWNTVMDDAPEDSEVIEIMGRQFAWAVRYAGVDDNKLGNYDYRLIDDAAGNNFGIDFSDPNSFDDFTNGTEMHIPKGKPVELKIRARDVLHSVFIPHMRVKMDAVPGMPTKFWFVADKSTEDMRKELGNPDFNYEIACTEVCGRSHFGMKLTLVVDEQEDYEAWKKEQKSFLSMNPDFIEKVPENLKAKAMKYTEPEEEMTVAEASEEGVE; the protein is encoded by the coding sequence ATGACACTCTTAGTAGGATTTTTTGCTCTGGTGTTTATCGTACTGACCATCGTGGTGATTGCGAGAACCCAAGAGTTGTTGAAAGGTGTTCAAGGAAAGGATGAGGCCGATAACGAGGTAGATGGCAGCAACAGTCTAAACGGAATTGGATTATTCGTTTTCTGGGTAATCAGTGTGATAGGTGTGGTGTGGTCTTTCTTGGATGCAAGAAAGTACTTCTTGCCCGAGGCGTCGTCTATTCACGGTAGAGAAACCGACTTTTGGTTCTGGGTGTCGATGTCTGTAATCATGATCGCCTTTTTCGTGGTGAATACATTGTTGTTCTATTTCCCTTTGAAATACAGATACAACAAAAACAGAACAGCGACCTTCTATCCTCACAATAATAAATTGGAGGTGATCTGGACGGTGATTCCTGCTTTGGTGATGGCCGGTTTGGTTTTCACTGGACTTCGCGTGTGGAACACGGTGATGGATGATGCTCCTGAAGATTCTGAAGTAATCGAGATCATGGGTCGTCAGTTTGCTTGGGCGGTGAGATACGCAGGAGTTGACGACAATAAATTGGGCAATTACGATTACCGCTTAATCGATGATGCGGCGGGCAATAACTTCGGTATCGACTTTTCTGATCCGAATTCATTCGATGACTTCACAAACGGAACAGAAATGCACATTCCGAAAGGCAAGCCGGTAGAATTGAAAATCAGAGCTCGCGATGTATTGCACTCTGTATTTATTCCGCACATGCGTGTAAAGATGGATGCTGTACCGGGCATGCCTACTAAATTCTGGTTTGTGGCGGATAAGTCAACTGAAGATATGCGTAAGGAATTGGGTAACCCTGATTTCAATTACGAGATTGCTTGTACCGAGGTATGTGGACGTAGCCACTTCGGTATGAAACTGACATTGGTTGTAGACGAGCAAGAAGACTACGAGGCGTGGAAGAAAGAGCAAAAGTCTTTCTTGTCAATGAATCCGGATTTCATCGAAAAAGTACCGGAGAATTTGAAAGCGAAGGCCATGAAGTACACAGAGCCTGAAGAAGAAATGACAGTAGCCGAGGCTTCTGAAGAAGGTGTAGAATAA
- a CDS encoding c-type cytochrome, with product MNILKSKISLLLLAAVGVFVASCGKDPEKTGWEYAPNMYNSRAYEAMTQWRKNDVNPHGMNMREPVPGTIARVDHPTDFENWDGTTIHDLMIYDTNKDSLEWDSEHLINPIPWSEEVEDQGKVLYERNCMHCHGAKGHGDGKVAAIYKGVPDYSSDALKNVSMGHIFHVITHGKGRMWPHASQVKPEERWKIAHYIQRLQLGN from the coding sequence ATGAATATTTTAAAGAGTAAAATTTCGCTTCTTTTGTTGGCTGCAGTTGGCGTTTTCGTAGCGTCTTGCGGAAAAGATCCTGAAAAGACAGGTTGGGAGTACGCCCCGAATATGTACAATTCGCGTGCATACGAGGCAATGACCCAATGGAGAAAAAATGATGTGAACCCGCACGGCATGAACATGCGTGAGCCGGTTCCGGGTACCATTGCGAGAGTGGATCATCCGACAGATTTTGAAAACTGGGACGGTACAACGATTCACGATTTGATGATCTACGATACCAACAAAGACAGTTTGGAATGGGATTCAGAGCATTTGATCAACCCTATTCCATGGTCGGAAGAAGTAGAAGACCAAGGCAAGGTGCTTTACGAAAGAAATTGTATGCACTGTCATGGTGCCAAAGGACACGGAGACGGTAAAGTGGCGGCCATATACAAAGGGGTTCCAGATTATTCATCCGATGCCTTGAAAAACGTGAGCATGGGACATATCTTCCACGTGATCACGCACGGAAAAGGTAGAATGTGGCCGCACGCGTCGCAGGTGAAACCGGAAGAGCGATGGAAAATTGCTCATTACATTCAAAGATTACAATTGGGAAATTAA
- a CDS encoding cytochrome c oxidase subunit I — protein MSTVAAGNIEHGHEEHHDLGFIRSYIFSEDHKVIAKQYLFTGIAWAFLGGLMSLVFRLQLGFPDMDMSWLKPFLGKWINESGKLDANFYLALVTMHGTIMVFFVLTAGLSGTFSNFLIPLQIGARDMASGFMNMLSYWFFFLSSVIMFWSIFVENGPAGGGWVIYPPLSALSEANPGSGTGMTLWLVSMAFFIVSSLLGSVNYVTTVINLRTKGMTFDKLPLTIWAFTFTAILGLLSFPVLLSAALLLIFDRSFGTSFFLSDIYINGHALPNQGGSPILFQHLFWFLGHPEVYIVILPALGLTSEIIATNSRKPIFGYKAMIFSMAGIMFLAFIVWAHHMFMTGMNPFLGSVFMLLTLIIAVPSAVKAFNYITTLWRGNIIFTPAMLFAIGLVSFFVSGGLTGIILGNSALDIQLHDTYFVVAHFHLVMGSAAFFGMLAGVYHWFPKMFGRMMNKTLGYVHFWATFIGVYLVFFPMHYIGIAGFPRRYYQWSGFDAFNIYGDLNAFITVAAILTFGSQLVFLVNFVYSIFWGKKASANPWKSNTLEWTTPVELGHGNWPGEIPTVYRWPYDYSKPGAEEDFIPQHIPFSETKESNLPEENELIAEEKEIEAIEFNHNIPD, from the coding sequence ATGTCAACTGTAGCAGCTGGAAATATAGAACACGGACACGAAGAACACCACGATTTGGGTTTTATTCGTTCCTATATTTTTTCTGAAGATCACAAGGTTATTGCAAAACAATACTTGTTCACGGGTATAGCATGGGCCTTTTTGGGCGGTTTGATGTCCTTGGTTTTTAGATTGCAATTGGGCTTCCCAGACATGGATATGTCTTGGCTTAAGCCTTTTTTAGGCAAATGGATTAACGAGTCTGGTAAATTGGATGCCAACTTCTACTTGGCTTTGGTGACAATGCACGGAACCATCATGGTGTTCTTTGTACTGACAGCCGGTTTGAGTGGTACGTTCTCCAATTTCCTTATTCCGCTTCAAATTGGAGCACGCGATATGGCTTCTGGTTTTATGAACATGCTTTCGTATTGGTTCTTCTTCCTTTCGAGCGTAATCATGTTTTGGTCGATTTTTGTAGAAAATGGGCCTGCCGGTGGGGGTTGGGTAATTTATCCTCCTTTGAGTGCCTTGTCTGAAGCGAACCCAGGTTCTGGAACCGGGATGACATTGTGGCTAGTGTCAATGGCTTTCTTCATCGTTTCGTCACTTTTGGGTAGTGTAAACTACGTGACCACGGTGATCAACTTGAGAACCAAAGGTATGACTTTCGATAAGTTGCCTTTGACAATCTGGGCCTTCACATTTACCGCCATTTTGGGTCTTCTTTCTTTCCCTGTGCTTTTGTCAGCGGCATTGCTTTTGATTTTTGATAGAAGTTTCGGTACAAGTTTCTTCTTGTCGGATATTTATATTAACGGACACGCTTTGCCGAATCAAGGCGGTAGCCCGATTTTGTTCCAACACTTGTTCTGGTTCTTGGGTCACCCAGAGGTGTATATCGTAATTCTTCCTGCACTGGGTCTGACTTCTGAAATTATCGCTACCAATTCGAGAAAACCGATATTTGGTTACAAAGCCATGATTTTCTCAATGGCTGGAATTATGTTCTTGGCCTTTATCGTGTGGGCTCACCACATGTTCATGACGGGTATGAACCCATTCCTGGGCTCGGTGTTCATGTTGTTGACCTTGATCATCGCGGTACCGTCAGCTGTAAAGGCTTTTAACTATATCACTACACTTTGGAGAGGGAATATCATATTTACCCCGGCCATGTTGTTTGCAATTGGTTTGGTTTCTTTCTTCGTGTCAGGTGGTCTTACAGGAATTATTTTGGGTAACTCGGCATTGGATATCCAATTGCACGATACTTACTTTGTAGTGGCCCACTTCCACTTGGTAATGGGTTCTGCAGCATTCTTTGGCATGTTGGCAGGTGTGTATCACTGGTTCCCTAAAATGTTCGGGCGTATGATGAACAAAACTTTGGGCTATGTACACTTCTGGGCCACTTTCATTGGAGTGTATTTGGTGTTCTTCCCTATGCACTACATCGGTATTGCAGGTTTCCCAAGAAGATATTACCAATGGTCTGGTTTTGATGCCTTCAACATCTATGGCGATTTGAATGCGTTCATTACAGTAGCTGCGATCTTGACATTCGGATCACAGTTGGTATTCTTGGTAAATTTTGTGTATTCTATTTTCTGGGGCAAGAAAGCTTCGGCGAACCCTTGGAAATCAAATACTTTGGAGTGGACAACTCCAGTGGAATTGGGTCATGGAAACTGGCCTGGTGAAATCCCAACGGTATACAGATGGCCTTACGATTACAGTAAGCCAGGTGCTGAAGAGGACTTCATCCCGCAACACATTCCTTTCTCGGAAACAAAAGAATCGAATTTGCCTGAAGAAAACGAGTTGATTGCGGAGGAGAAAGAAATTGAAGCGATAGAGTTTAATCACAATATACCTGATTAA
- a CDS encoding quinol:cytochrome C oxidoreductase, translated as MAHTHETPSVEESFEFTPELRKKFILGGIIGLAMVIIGAFIVNAGIWGPDGFALGHEAAHEAHGGGGEAHHSGVSLINRIVGNLWMNSMLFLGISLIGLFFISYNYVAKAGWYVSIKRVAEAFPAFMLVPAVVLMTLFLIPSTRHMIMHWTHEGIMDPASHHFDHIIASKGWWLNMPFFLVRVVLYFVVWYYLYVKIRKTSLAEDQYGGLDIYHESRKYSRWFLIFFAVTSSTAAWDLSMSVDTHFFSTMFGWYHLASWHVAGLAAIMLVVLTLKKQGYLKAVNDSTLHDLGKLMFGFSIFWTYVWFAQFFLIFYSNLPEETIYFRERFSGYGGRYWVPFLASLILNFVFPFLVLMARGSKRNYTMLRLACWAILIGHWFDFYQMLMPSIAKDQGGIGLIEWGTTMVFVCGFAYSVMTQLSKANLYAKNHPFLEESLHHDI; from the coding sequence ATGGCTCATACGCACGAAACACCATCAGTGGAAGAATCATTTGAATTCACACCAGAGCTAAGGAAAAAATTTATTCTCGGTGGAATAATTGGCTTGGCTATGGTGATTATTGGAGCATTCATTGTGAATGCGGGAATCTGGGGGCCAGATGGATTTGCTCTTGGACATGAGGCCGCTCACGAAGCCCACGGGGGCGGAGGAGAAGCCCATCACTCAGGGGTCTCTTTGATCAACCGTATTGTAGGTAACCTTTGGATGAACTCAATGTTGTTCCTCGGGATTTCATTGATTGGTCTGTTTTTCATTTCATACAATTATGTGGCCAAAGCGGGTTGGTATGTAAGTATCAAACGTGTGGCAGAAGCATTCCCTGCTTTTATGCTGGTGCCGGCCGTAGTGTTGATGACGCTTTTCTTGATCCCATCGACAAGACATATGATTATGCACTGGACGCATGAAGGAATCATGGATCCAGCGAGCCACCATTTCGATCATATCATCGCATCGAAAGGTTGGTGGTTGAATATGCCTTTCTTCCTTGTACGTGTGGTATTGTACTTCGTGGTTTGGTATTACTTGTATGTGAAAATCAGAAAAACTTCTTTGGCTGAAGATCAGTACGGTGGATTGGATATTTATCACGAAAGCAGAAAGTACTCAAGATGGTTCTTGATTTTCTTTGCCGTGACGAGTTCAACTGCAGCTTGGGATTTGTCGATGTCTGTGGACACGCACTTCTTCTCTACCATGTTTGGTTGGTACCATTTGGCCAGCTGGCACGTAGCAGGTTTGGCAGCCATTATGTTGGTGGTGTTGACTTTGAAAAAGCAAGGTTATTTGAAAGCCGTAAATGATTCAACCTTGCACGATTTGGGTAAGTTGATGTTCGGTTTCTCGATCTTTTGGACTTACGTGTGGTTTGCACAATTCTTTTTGATTTTCTACTCCAACTTGCCAGAAGAAACGATTTATTTCAGAGAGCGTTTCTCGGGCTATGGTGGAAGATACTGGGTGCCTTTCTTGGCAAGCTTGATCTTGAATTTTGTTTTCCCTTTCTTGGTCTTGATGGCTAGAGGCTCGAAAAGAAATTACACGATGTTGAGATTGGCCTGTTGGGCTATCCTTATCGGTCACTGGTTTGATTTCTATCAAATGCTTATGCCGAGTATCGCGAAAGATCAAGGTGGCATTGGTTTGATCGAATGGGGTACGACAATGGTATTTGTGTGTGGATTTGCATATTCTGTAATGACACAACTGAGCAAAGCGAACTTGTATGCGAAGAATCATCCATTCTTGGAAGAAAGCTTGCATCACGATATTTAA
- a CDS encoding DUF3341 domain-containing protein, with translation MAHKKYILGVFEDEDVVKNAVTDIRGKGVNIHEVYSPYPVHGLDHVLGYARPRMGVAAFLFGLTGTCLAFLLTFWTLGFDWPMNIGGKNFIPFPTNIPIVFELTVLLASYGMAFTFFGMERLTPLSKPVIFDERITDDKFVMAIELGKNKVSESDIQEALKNSGASEVNLKEI, from the coding sequence ATGGCACATAAAAAATACATACTGGGCGTTTTTGAGGACGAAGATGTGGTTAAAAATGCTGTGACGGATATCCGTGGGAAAGGAGTGAATATACACGAGGTGTATTCTCCGTATCCTGTGCACGGTCTTGATCACGTATTGGGCTACGCTCGCCCAAGAATGGGTGTTGCCGCCTTTTTGTTCGGCCTTACAGGTACATGTTTGGCATTCTTGCTTACCTTTTGGACATTGGGCTTCGATTGGCCTATGAACATCGGGGGTAAGAACTTCATCCCATTCCCCACGAACATTCCAATCGTATTTGAGTTGACCGTACTTTTGGCTTCATATGGTATGGCTTTTACCTTCTTTGGTATGGAGCGTTTGACACCATTGTCGAAACCGGTGATCTTCGATGAGCGTATTACAGATGATAAATTTGTAATGGCCATTGAATTGGGCAAGAACAAAGTTTCAGAATCAGACATTCAAGAAGCGTTGAAAAATTCAGGAGCTTCAGAAGTAAACCTAAAAGAGATATAA